One stretch of Chaetodon auriga isolate fChaAug3 chromosome 18, fChaAug3.hap1, whole genome shotgun sequence DNA includes these proteins:
- the LOC143336708 gene encoding trace amine-associated receptor 1-like has protein sequence MPWLNGAAPRSPPASEEREQLSAQRGFINRPALAANAAPALQMPTEGHRQTNAQLFVQYYTWNLTFFVHRSQDVFEDKHLCNKSENVFGVTTLTTTTYLLCVFVGSLSVLIMCGNLLLIISIAYFKQLHTPTNYLILSLAVADLLVGLFVLPFSAILSVSSCWYLQDVLCKVRSSFDLFLSTASILNLCFISVDRYYAVCQPLRYRTKINVHVTVIMILVSWTVPALNGISIMILGVNQGQSNKTCVLFQNIRFAIRGIGLGFYLPAIIMSTIYLKILMVAQRQAYSIQKTTCQSTKAGETVSNMERKATKTLAIVMGVFLLCWTPFFLCMTFNPLLNYTIPVPMIAAFKWLGWSNSMLNPLVYAFFYSWFRSAFRMIISGKIFQGDFSNSKLL, from the exons ATGCCCTGGCTCAACGGAGCTGCACCACGGTCGCCACCCGCttcggaggagagagagcaactATCCGCACAGCGGGGGTTTATAAACCGGCCCGCATTAGCAGCCAATGCCGCGCCGGCACTACAGATGCCG acggagggacacagacaaacaaatgcacaacttTTTGTACAATATTACACATGGAACCTAACTTTTTTTGTCCACAGATCTCAAGATGTTTTtgaggacaaacatctctgcaataaatcagaaaatgtatttggcGTGACAACATTGACCACCACCACatatttattatgtgttttCGTTGGCTCTTTATCAGTTCTGATCATGTGTGGAAATCTTCTTCTCATAATCTCTATTGCttacttcaaacagcttcacaCTCCTACAAActacctcatcctctctctggctgtggctGACCTGCTTGTCGGGCTTTTCGTTTTGCCTTTTAGCGCAATACTATCTGTGAGCTCTTGTTGGTATCTTCAAGATGTACTCTGTAAAGTACGAAGCAGCTTTGACCTCTTTTTGTCTACAGCTTCTATTTTGaacttgtgtttcatttctgttgacagatattatgctgtgtgtcagcctctgaggtatagaactaaaataaatgtccaTGTTACTGTGATCATGATTCTGGTGAGCTGGACTGTCCCTGCGCTAAATGGAATTAGCATCATGATTTTGGGAGTGAACCAAGGACAATCTAACaaaacatgtgttttatttcaaaatatacGTTTTGCAATTAGAGGAATTGGTTTGGGTTTTTATCTCCCAGCAATCATAATGTCCACCATCTACCTAAAGATTCTGATGgtggcacagagacaggcatACAGCATTCAGAAAACAACCTGTCAGAGCACAAAGGCTGGAGAAACTGTCAGTAATATGGAGAGAAAGGCCACCAAAACTCTGGCTATTGTTATGGGagtctttctcctctgttggactcctttctttctttgtatgACCTTTAATCCTTTGCTTAATTATACAATACCAGTCCCTATGATTGCAGCATTTAAGTGGCTCGGATGGTCAAATTCAATGCTCAATCCATTGGTCtatgctttcttttacagctggttTCGATCAGCTTTCAGAATGATCATTTCTGGGAAAATATTTCAAGGTGATTTCTCTAATTCTAAGCTCCTTTGA